A genomic window from Candidatus Tumulicola sp. includes:
- a CDS encoding CPBP family intramembrane glutamic endopeptidase — MPLSLTDLSHLSRPALLLLGALALLLIALPISSALLGRRIHSLAATPRAKHIRYARSMLTVWLIALTAVYALKLHGQTPADVGLVPPRFPLEWLAGLVVVAGLALSSMRRETVDAAYAQAMRRVIPLTTADWIWFVPVAATAGLCEEFLYRGYALNVVAQLTGQVFYGFVLSTIAFGLAHAYQGIRGIVGTAIIGALFAAIYLLTGSLWPSIIGHFAQDIIGAYLLGRRLPPEPAPSPPSPAS; from the coding sequence GTGCCATTGTCATTGACGGATTTGTCGCACCTTTCCCGCCCGGCGCTGCTCCTGCTCGGCGCGCTTGCTTTGCTCTTGATCGCGCTCCCCATCAGCAGTGCGCTGCTCGGGAGGCGTATCCACTCGCTCGCGGCAACGCCGCGCGCCAAACACATCCGCTACGCGCGTTCGATGTTGACCGTGTGGCTTATCGCGCTCACGGCGGTCTACGCGTTGAAGCTTCACGGACAAACGCCGGCCGACGTCGGGCTCGTGCCTCCGCGCTTCCCGCTCGAGTGGCTCGCCGGACTCGTGGTGGTCGCTGGACTGGCGTTGAGTTCGATGCGCCGCGAAACCGTCGATGCGGCATACGCTCAAGCCATGCGGCGCGTGATTCCGCTCACGACCGCAGACTGGATCTGGTTTGTCCCCGTCGCAGCGACGGCCGGGCTCTGCGAAGAATTTTTGTACCGAGGGTACGCGCTGAACGTCGTCGCGCAGCTGACCGGCCAAGTCTTCTACGGCTTCGTGCTCTCGACCATCGCATTCGGTTTGGCGCATGCGTATCAGGGCATTCGAGGCATCGTCGGCACGGCGATCATCGGAGCGCTGTTCGCAGCCATCTACCTTCTTACCGGATCGCTGTGGCCGAGCATCATCGGCCACTTCGCGCAAGACATCATCGGCGCGTATCTGCTCGGTCGCCGGCTCCCGCCCGAGCCAGCGCCGTCACCGCCGTCGCCAGCGTCATGA
- a CDS encoding MFS transporter: MKRIPLVILSIGHLAVDVTGGAIPAILPLLQAEFHLSYLLVAAIIATSNITSSIVQPVFGLASDKAAARYLLPLGVLLAVAGFAFVGLAPTYGALLVAVAVSGIGSAIYHPEASKSASYVVGQRRATGMALFSVGGNIGFALGPITIIAIVAALGIRGTWIMVIPGIVAAAAVAAVMPAIARANAAHDQRRAQEPGRSRPGAMTLLVSIVAARSVVYGGLLTFVPLYAVNVLHRAPGENGLLLSLLLGSGAAGTLVAAPIADRFGKRVTMLVSLALVAPLLAVYILMPGPIGIAALALSGACLIGTFTITLLLGQDFMPNRLALASALMIGFTTGLGGLGVALLGRVADLFGLATVLWSLVGIAGAGFVLTLPLRVTEPRGRESAIPGHVAPGL, translated from the coding sequence GTGAAGCGTATACCGCTCGTCATATTAAGCATCGGGCACCTCGCCGTCGACGTCACGGGAGGGGCCATCCCCGCCATCTTGCCCCTGCTGCAAGCCGAATTTCATCTCTCGTATTTGCTGGTGGCGGCGATCATCGCCACTTCGAACATCACGTCATCGATCGTTCAGCCCGTGTTCGGTCTGGCTTCGGACAAGGCGGCCGCCCGTTATCTGCTGCCGCTGGGCGTGCTGCTCGCCGTAGCGGGATTCGCGTTCGTCGGCCTCGCGCCGACGTACGGAGCGCTCCTTGTCGCGGTCGCGGTTTCCGGCATCGGTTCGGCGATCTACCATCCTGAAGCGTCCAAGTCGGCGTCCTACGTCGTGGGGCAGCGCCGCGCGACCGGCATGGCGCTTTTTTCGGTCGGCGGCAACATAGGCTTCGCGCTTGGGCCGATCACCATCATCGCAATCGTCGCCGCCCTGGGCATCCGCGGCACGTGGATCATGGTCATCCCTGGAATCGTGGCGGCGGCCGCCGTCGCGGCGGTGATGCCGGCCATCGCGCGCGCGAACGCTGCGCACGACCAGCGTCGGGCCCAAGAACCTGGGCGGTCGCGCCCAGGCGCGATGACGTTGCTCGTCTCGATCGTCGCCGCCCGCTCGGTCGTCTACGGCGGGCTCTTGACATTCGTGCCGCTCTACGCGGTGAACGTGCTGCATCGCGCCCCCGGGGAAAACGGCTTGCTCTTGTCCCTGTTGCTCGGCTCGGGCGCAGCAGGCACGCTTGTCGCCGCACCGATCGCCGATCGCTTTGGAAAACGCGTCACGATGCTGGTGAGTTTGGCGCTCGTCGCGCCCCTGTTGGCCGTCTACATCCTGATGCCCGGACCGATCGGCATCGCCGCGCTCGCGCTTTCGGGAGCGTGCCTCATCGGTACGTTCACGATCACGTTACTGCTCGGACAAGACTTCATGCCCAATCGGCTGGCGCTCGCCTCCGCGCTCATGATCGGCTTCACCACAGGCCTCGGCGGGCTCGGCGTGGCGCTCCTTGGCCGGGTTGCGGACCTGTTCGGGCTTGCCACCGTATTGTGGTCGCTCGTGGGAATAGCCGGCGCGGGATTCGTGTTAACGCTGCCGCTGCGCGTCACCGAGCCGCGCGGACGAGAAAGCGCCATCCCAGGGCATGTAGCGCCTGGGCTTTAG